The following are from one region of the Petrotoga mobilis SJ95 genome:
- a CDS encoding DUF4897 domain-containing protein yields MANDQKQKRGNSFNFIIITLIFFAGLAIFQFFMYRNLQPQFQVITRDITFTIYDDLSVDFATKVEILTENERDYNTLVEGFNTPDEEKLSLFQQSLDNLKEQIPRDFVVLSYESTVNSNSPLIYVDETVKLEGLVYRNNKGNIEFSLPGQFLSDQNEQVTVNIHYPYGWEVLSVNPTPTYIEQNVIGYSYTGAFGYPTIEFKSE; encoded by the coding sequence ATGGCTAACGATCAAAAACAAAAAAGGGGTAATAGCTTTAATTTCATAATCATAACATTAATTTTCTTCGCTGGGTTAGCTATCTTTCAATTTTTTATGTACAGAAATTTACAGCCTCAGTTTCAAGTAATAACAAGAGATATTACCTTCACCATATACGACGATTTGTCGGTGGATTTCGCAACCAAAGTGGAAATTCTAACAGAAAACGAGAGAGATTACAACACCTTGGTAGAAGGTTTTAACACTCCAGATGAAGAAAAACTTTCTCTTTTTCAACAATCTTTGGATAATTTAAAAGAACAAATTCCAAGAGATTTTGTGGTTTTATCTTATGAGTCAACTGTAAATTCTAATTCTCCTTTGATCTATGTAGATGAAACTGTAAAATTGGAAGGGTTGGTATACAGAAATAATAAAGGAAATATTGAATTTTCTCTTCCTGGGCAATTTTTAAGTGACCAAAATGAGCAAGTAACAGTGAATATTCATTATCCTTATGGGTGGGAAGTCTTAAGTGTAAATCCTACTCCCACTTATATAGAGCAGAACGTAATAGGCTACTCATATACTGGAGCATTTGGTTATCCTACGATAGAATTCAAATCTGAATAA
- a CDS encoding GGDEF domain-containing protein has protein sequence MNIKLLEKYQSKINSAYVNPGITLLLENFTKEVLFDFEVTVKIHSDPLQVPDNLYKLIKIFNSFSIFTIKNIEETNLLEEQKVELKSFQMENIIEINYETLKKEESMALYETIKNASSLVGSMLTDILLNSSKIANVFRASRIILEKGYKPGTSIDEMIYITMTAITGGFAGGFNRAILFVEDSGDFKVHRVIGPENEMEAHKTYEKFETLETNIDSYLSQYEFGMSYFSNLEKRIKGIIIKKELLIDNDLFKYAVESHSTIKLPVSRLEEKIVNLLDLRGEIAISPIEIEDEKLAFYLCDNRYNGKPITDDQIEILDYYAKESGVMWQNKIYQSLLKKDAQIDSLTEIGNRRSYENYISSIKYLKNQKIALVVLDLDNFKKVNDTYGHEEGDSLLKKFAQLCVDNLRKKDNIFRYGGDEFVIILGGVKKEEVYSILERINSKLKQETNVTFSAGVAYGESHEIDSLFNIADENLYIAKGQGKNNIIIT, from the coding sequence ATGAATATAAAATTGCTTGAAAAGTATCAATCAAAAATTAATTCAGCTTATGTAAACCCAGGTATTACACTTTTACTTGAAAACTTCACAAAAGAAGTTCTTTTTGATTTTGAAGTTACAGTTAAAATTCATTCAGATCCACTTCAAGTACCTGATAATCTGTATAAATTAATAAAGATATTTAATTCATTCTCTATTTTCACGATAAAAAATATAGAAGAGACTAATTTACTAGAAGAACAAAAAGTTGAATTGAAAAGTTTTCAAATGGAGAATATCATTGAAATTAATTACGAAACACTCAAAAAAGAGGAAAGTATGGCTTTGTATGAGACAATTAAAAATGCCTCTTCGTTAGTAGGATCAATGCTTACCGATATTCTACTCAACTCTTCAAAAATAGCCAATGTATTCAGGGCTTCAAGAATTATATTAGAAAAAGGGTATAAACCTGGAACTTCTATCGATGAAATGATATATATAACTATGACAGCGATAACAGGTGGCTTTGCAGGAGGATTTAACAGGGCTATCTTATTTGTTGAAGACAGTGGTGATTTCAAGGTTCATAGAGTTATAGGACCTGAAAATGAAATGGAAGCCCACAAAACTTATGAAAAGTTTGAAACACTTGAAACAAACATTGATTCATATTTGTCTCAATATGAGTTTGGAATGAGTTATTTTTCAAATTTAGAAAAAAGGATAAAAGGTATTATTATTAAAAAAGAATTGTTAATAGATAATGATCTTTTTAAATACGCAGTTGAATCGCATAGCACTATTAAATTACCTGTAAGTCGATTGGAGGAAAAGATAGTAAATTTACTTGATTTAAGAGGAGAAATAGCTATTTCACCAATAGAAATAGAGGATGAAAAACTTGCGTTTTATCTTTGCGATAATAGATACAACGGAAAACCAATTACAGATGATCAAATCGAGATTCTAGATTATTATGCCAAAGAAAGTGGTGTGATGTGGCAAAACAAAATTTATCAGAGTTTATTAAAAAAAGATGCTCAGATAGATTCTCTTACAGAGATTGGAAACAGAAGAAGTTACGAAAATTATATTTCTTCTATAAAATATCTAAAAAATCAGAAAATAGCCTTAGTTGTTCTTGATTTAGACAACTTCAAAAAGGTAAACGATACATATGGCCACGAAGAAGGAGACTCACTCTTAAAAAAATTTGCGCAACTATGTGTCGATAATTTGAGAAAAAAAGATAATATATTCAGATATGGAGGCGATGAATTCGTAATAATTTTAGGAGGAGTTAAAAAAGAAGAGGTTTATTCTATTTTGGAAAGAATAAACAGCAAGCTAAAACAAGAAACAAACGTTACTTTTTCAGCTGGAGTCGCCTACGGTGAAAGCCATGAAATAGATTCACTTTTCAATATAGCAGATGAAAATTTATACATTGCAAAAGGGCAAGGGAAAAATAATATTATCATCACTTGA
- a CDS encoding ZIP family metal transporter, whose amino-acid sequence MDGLTATQIWAFGTFASLIAGLATTLGAIPVLFLKKELTEKNLDMFLGFAAGVMLAATVFSLIIPSLDTGGILITILGIFLGALAIELMDTFSPHEHFLKGHEGPELARLKKIWLFVIAIALHNFPEGMAVGVSFGGGMIANGITVAVAIGLQNIPEGAATAFSFIKANYSRKQSFFWSFLTGLVEPIGGLLGASLVVLMAPALPFFLSFAGGAMLYVISDEIIPETHSHGYERTATFSLIFGFLLMLVLDVALG is encoded by the coding sequence ATGGACGGATTAACTGCCACTCAAATATGGGCATTCGGAACATTCGCCAGCCTAATTGCAGGTTTGGCAACTACATTAGGCGCAATCCCAGTATTGTTTCTCAAAAAAGAGTTAACCGAAAAAAATTTAGATATGTTTTTAGGATTTGCTGCTGGTGTTATGCTTGCAGCAACTGTTTTTTCACTTATAATTCCATCTTTAGACACAGGTGGAATTTTAATAACTATTTTAGGGATTTTTCTCGGCGCACTTGCTATTGAATTAATGGATACTTTTTCCCCCCACGAACATTTCTTAAAAGGACATGAAGGACCTGAGCTAGCACGTTTAAAGAAGATATGGCTATTTGTTATCGCAATAGCCCTCCATAACTTTCCAGAAGGGATGGCTGTAGGAGTGAGTTTCGGTGGTGGCATGATCGCTAATGGTATCACTGTAGCAGTAGCTATAGGATTGCAAAATATTCCAGAAGGTGCAGCAACAGCTTTCTCCTTTATTAAAGCTAATTATTCAAGAAAACAAAGTTTCTTTTGGAGTTTTTTGACGGGATTAGTTGAGCCTATAGGAGGCCTACTCGGGGCATCTCTAGTGGTATTAATGGCTCCGGCTCTGCCATTTTTCCTTTCATTTGCGGGAGGGGCTATGTTATATGTTATTAGCGACGAAATAATCCCAGAAACCCACTCTCACGGGTATGAAAGAACCGCTACTTTTTCACTGATCTTTGGATTTTTGCTTATGTTGGTTCTCGATGTAGCCTTAGGTTAA
- a CDS encoding ABC transporter permease — translation MKSRWMSFLVPFLAVVVSLLIAAIIILAIGQNPLKAYGAMIKGAVGSRLSWADNITKMTSLLLTGLAVGFGFRAGVFNIGAEGQMAMGGIMAVAVGLSLGNVPSAIAIPLTILAGMAGGAFWASIAGWLKAQTGAHEVITTIMLNWIAYHITNYLVAGPFAVGAGVPKSPEIAESAQLPPLLTVQASTIPSSILIAIVAAIVIYIILERTTTGYEVKAVGFNPYAAEYGGISISKNIVLTMAISGALAGLAGALEVMSVHHRIFGAFTSDRGFDGITIALIGQNNPIGIIFAAFLISSLRSGSNAMQTIGVPDDIIVVIQGIIIYFVAADRIIRTWIIKASQLGKKKSPNTLQGGEDE, via the coding sequence ATGAAATCAAGATGGATGTCTTTTCTAGTTCCTTTTTTAGCGGTTGTAGTTTCACTTTTAATTGCAGCAATTATAATTTTAGCCATAGGCCAAAACCCCTTAAAAGCCTATGGAGCTATGATTAAAGGCGCAGTTGGTAGCAGGCTTTCCTGGGCGGACAATATAACAAAAATGACAAGTTTGTTACTAACTGGTTTGGCTGTAGGATTTGGATTCAGAGCAGGAGTTTTCAATATAGGTGCGGAAGGTCAAATGGCTATGGGTGGGATAATGGCGGTAGCGGTAGGACTGAGCTTAGGTAATGTCCCTTCTGCTATAGCAATACCTTTGACTATTCTGGCAGGGATGGCTGGAGGAGCCTTTTGGGCCTCTATAGCAGGGTGGCTTAAAGCTCAAACAGGTGCCCACGAAGTTATAACTACCATTATGTTGAACTGGATAGCTTATCATATTACCAATTATCTGGTAGCCGGACCATTTGCTGTAGGTGCAGGCGTTCCAAAATCCCCTGAAATTGCAGAAAGTGCTCAACTTCCTCCACTGTTAACAGTCCAAGCATCTACCATTCCTTCTAGTATTTTAATAGCCATCGTTGCGGCAATTGTTATTTATATAATATTAGAAAGAACAACAACTGGATATGAAGTTAAAGCTGTGGGATTCAATCCATATGCAGCAGAGTATGGAGGAATATCAATAAGTAAAAATATTGTACTTACAATGGCTATTTCAGGAGCGTTAGCTGGTTTAGCTGGTGCTTTAGAAGTTATGTCCGTTCATCATAGAATTTTTGGTGCATTTACAAGCGATAGAGGTTTTGATGGAATAACTATTGCATTGATCGGTCAAAACAATCCTATAGGTATTATTTTTGCAGCTTTTCTTATCTCCTCACTAAGATCTGGTTCAAATGCTATGCAAACTATAGGTGTACCAGATGATATTATTGTTGTTATACAAGGAATAATAATATACTTTGTCGCAGCGGATAGAATAATACGAACTTGGATCATAAAGGCTTCTCAGCTCGGAAAGAAAAAATCCCCTAATACACTTCAAGGTGGTGAAGATGAATGA
- a CDS encoding peptidyl-prolyl cis-trans isomerase — protein sequence MREKNLLLLFFVFLISTVLYPEIIYQPLEQTTFAKVNDETLNEELLISRSQTVYLLSDLYNSYPEFYSVLTRTATGVELMNTYLLDQALKIVNQVLFIQFVEQKNIDLQREEIWSTIEENFSKTFKDVGIPDEEIDNYLLAIGYTSKTNYIEDAFYSTLYNNSISALYTKIIQETEITEEEMTVEYQSNQAIYKSDPAADIKLIIFNSTEDASYTYNRIIEGYYTYDEVFEQTDSATTMRIDLKDDSNSLVQTVKANPPGFITTPLLYDAKNGTYALLKIERKYPEKKLTFDEAKDQIIFNLKDKKAQEYFDKVLPNEFQKFQEESSIILNSDMF from the coding sequence TTGAGGGAAAAAAATCTTTTATTGTTATTTTTTGTTTTTCTTATTTCCACCGTTCTTTATCCTGAAATTATTTATCAACCCTTGGAACAAACAACCTTTGCAAAAGTTAACGATGAAACTCTCAATGAAGAACTTTTAATATCAAGATCTCAAACAGTATATCTTTTGTCAGATCTCTATAATTCTTACCCTGAGTTTTATTCTGTTTTAACCAGAACAGCTACAGGTGTCGAACTCATGAACACTTATTTACTGGATCAAGCTCTAAAGATCGTCAATCAAGTTCTTTTTATACAGTTTGTTGAGCAAAAAAACATAGACTTACAACGAGAAGAAATCTGGAGCACAATTGAAGAAAACTTCTCTAAAACCTTTAAAGATGTTGGCATACCTGATGAAGAAATTGACAATTACCTTTTAGCAATCGGTTACACTTCAAAAACAAATTATATAGAGGATGCATTTTATTCAACACTATATAACAATTCAATTTCTGCACTTTATACTAAAATTATTCAAGAAACAGAAATAACCGAAGAAGAAATGACAGTGGAATATCAAAGTAACCAAGCTATTTATAAATCCGATCCCGCAGCTGATATAAAGCTGATTATATTCAATAGCACAGAAGATGCTTCTTACACGTACAATCGTATTATTGAAGGTTATTATACATATGATGAAGTATTTGAACAAACCGATTCAGCCACTACTATGAGAATAGACCTTAAAGATGATTCAAATTCATTAGTGCAAACTGTAAAAGCCAATCCTCCAGGATTCATTACAACTCCTCTTTTGTATGATGCTAAAAACGGTACCTATGCCCTTTTAAAAATAGAACGAAAATATCCAGAAAAAAAATTGACTTTTGATGAAGCGAAAGACCAAATAATTTTTAACTTAAAAGACAAAAAAGCTCAAGAGTACTTTGATAAAGTTTTACCGAACGAGTTCCAAAAATTTCAAGAAGAATCTTCAATAATTCTCAATTCCGACATGTTTTGA
- a CDS encoding ABC transporter permease, producing the protein MNWFEAIFTAFASPLFYKLTILSALPLIFAGIGGVYSEITGVTNIALEGIMKLGAFIGVAVTFLTGNPWIGLLLGMAGGLLLAFLHAYVSIEWSANQIVSATALILIAQGFTGFLMKPVFGQEGQTDFVAKIPTVKIEAIQNIPFIGEIFGEISSFFYIAIVVIIGSWFLLYKTPLGLRMRSVGENPRAADTLGVNVKAIRYFGVLMSGVLAALGGMYLALGDIGQFQEQMPAGKGFIALAAMILGNWNPIGTMWAALLFGAAEAMNIQLQTLMVLPSEIKALLNLLPFVLTIIVVGGFVGRTRAPAADGVPYEKE; encoded by the coding sequence ATGAATTGGTTTGAAGCTATATTTACCGCTTTTGCTTCACCTTTATTTTATAAATTAACAATTCTTTCCGCCTTACCTTTAATTTTTGCAGGAATTGGAGGAGTGTACAGTGAAATAACTGGAGTAACAAATATCGCTTTGGAAGGTATAATGAAATTAGGTGCTTTCATCGGTGTGGCTGTTACTTTTCTTACTGGAAACCCTTGGATTGGACTTCTTTTAGGTATGGCCGGAGGTTTACTTTTGGCATTTTTACATGCCTATGTTTCTATAGAATGGTCGGCAAATCAAATCGTTTCTGCCACAGCTTTGATTCTAATCGCTCAAGGATTCACTGGCTTTTTGATGAAACCTGTTTTTGGACAAGAAGGTCAAACAGACTTTGTTGCTAAAATCCCAACGGTAAAAATTGAGGCAATTCAAAACATTCCTTTCATTGGAGAAATTTTTGGAGAGATCAGTTCTTTCTTCTACATTGCAATAGTAGTAATCATTGGATCTTGGTTTTTACTTTACAAAACTCCTTTAGGCTTAAGAATGCGATCCGTAGGGGAAAATCCCAGGGCTGCTGATACGCTAGGTGTAAACGTAAAAGCGATAAGATACTTTGGAGTTTTAATGAGTGGAGTTCTTGCTGCATTAGGAGGAATGTATCTAGCCCTAGGTGATATAGGACAGTTTCAAGAACAGATGCCTGCGGGCAAAGGATTCATTGCCTTGGCAGCTATGATATTAGGCAATTGGAATCCTATTGGGACCATGTGGGCAGCTTTGCTTTTCGGCGCTGCAGAAGCTATGAACATTCAACTTCAAACTTTGATGGTTCTCCCTTCAGAAATCAAAGCTTTACTAAATTTATTGCCTTTCGTTTTGACTATAATTGTCGTTGGAGGATTTGTTGGAAGAACAAGAGCACCTGCAGCTGACGGAGTCCCTTACGAAAAAGAGTAA
- a CDS encoding ribonuclease HII, with the protein MKENIEITLLNKYKKIIGIDEAGRGPLAGPVFVGAVVIESKKEGELLAKIGKDSKSLSPKQRERRYFQITRNFKYYSNFSTSQLIDEINIFKATELAMIKLLEKIVEENANDYYVIIDGKFFKLDYNYDCIVKGDQTSPLIGAASIVAKYERDIYMNQLHELYPNYGFITHKGYPTRKHIESIKKYGIISEHRKTFNPIKRFIEEGIL; encoded by the coding sequence ATGAAAGAAAATATTGAAATAACTCTTTTAAATAAGTACAAAAAAATAATTGGAATAGATGAAGCTGGAAGAGGCCCATTAGCTGGGCCTGTTTTTGTTGGTGCTGTCGTTATAGAATCAAAAAAAGAGGGTGAGTTATTAGCAAAAATTGGAAAAGATTCAAAATCACTATCTCCAAAACAAAGGGAAAGAAGATACTTTCAAATAACGAGAAATTTTAAATATTATAGCAATTTTTCAACTTCACAATTGATAGATGAAATAAATATATTCAAGGCAACTGAGCTAGCAATGATTAAGTTATTAGAAAAAATCGTAGAGGAAAACGCCAACGATTATTATGTAATTATTGATGGAAAGTTCTTCAAACTTGATTATAACTACGATTGTATTGTCAAAGGAGATCAAACATCCCCTCTGATAGGAGCCGCATCTATTGTAGCAAAATACGAAAGAGATATATATATGAATCAACTACATGAACTATATCCTAATTATGGCTTTATAACCCATAAAGGCTATCCTACCAGGAAACACATTGAAAGCATAAAAAAGTATGGTATAATATCAGAGCATAGAAAAACATTTAATCCTATTAAGCGATTCATCGAAGAAGGAATTTTATGA
- a CDS encoding N5-glutamine methyltransferase family protein: MKITDLVGKIQGEFKISPFRILKILSKIEDKDISFYLKDWEVEISEQTFYFLVKHLKEGYPIEYITKKVSFLGNEFFVNENVLIPRIETEDLVILAINLIKNKDIKNVIDIGTGSGVIAISIKKQLPKIKVRASDISEDAIKVAQYNAEKLGVNIGFKIGDCLDPFLEEIDEVQLIISNPPYVETSFVEKNRFLSYEPRISLDGGYDGQSFFKKISNYSHLLKSKYLLFETSEFTVRKTAEILSALGKVQILPDSFKKERFIFISPDY, from the coding sequence ATGAAGATAACCGATTTAGTAGGTAAAATTCAGGGGGAGTTTAAAATCTCCCCCTTTCGTATATTAAAAATATTATCAAAAATAGAAGATAAAGATATATCGTTTTATTTAAAAGACTGGGAAGTAGAAATTTCTGAACAAACTTTTTATTTTTTGGTTAAACACCTTAAAGAAGGTTATCCTATAGAATACATTACCAAAAAAGTTTCTTTTTTAGGAAATGAGTTTTTTGTAAATGAAAACGTACTAATACCTAGGATAGAAACTGAAGATTTAGTAATATTAGCAATAAATCTTATAAAAAACAAAGATATAAAAAATGTAATTGATATAGGGACAGGTTCTGGCGTGATAGCAATCTCGATAAAAAAACAATTACCAAAAATTAAAGTTCGGGCTTCTGATATTTCAGAAGATGCAATAAAAGTAGCTCAATACAACGCTGAGAAATTAGGTGTCAATATTGGGTTTAAAATTGGTGATTGCTTAGATCCATTTTTGGAAGAGATTGACGAAGTACAGTTGATAATTTCGAATCCCCCATACGTTGAAACTTCTTTCGTAGAAAAAAATCGTTTTTTAAGTTACGAGCCTAGAATTTCCCTTGACGGGGGATACGATGGTCAAAGTTTTTTTAAAAAGATATCCAATTATTCTCATCTTTTAAAATCTAAATATCTTTTGTTTGAAACCAGTGAATTTACTGTAAGAAAAACCGCTGAAATTCTATCAGCGCTAGGAAAAGTTCAAATTTTGCCTGACTCTTTTAAGAAAGAAAGATTCATCTTTATTTCTCCTGATTATTAA
- a CDS encoding metal-sulfur cluster assembly factor: MPDIEKDKIINALKEVYDMEIGFDIVSLGLIYKVDIDENNNVHILMTLTTPMCPLAGLIIENAKEKVKEIEQINDVDIELTFDPPWDPQMASEEVRNLLGI; encoded by the coding sequence ATGCCTGATATAGAAAAAGATAAAATCATAAATGCTCTGAAAGAGGTTTATGATATGGAAATTGGTTTCGATATTGTTTCTCTAGGTTTAATATACAAAGTTGATATAGATGAGAACAATAACGTTCACATTTTGATGACTTTAACCACGCCGATGTGTCCTTTGGCTGGTTTGATAATAGAAAATGCTAAAGAGAAGGTAAAAGAAATAGAACAAATCAACGATGTAGATATTGAACTTACATTTGACCCCCCTTGGGATCCGCAGATGGCGAGTGAAGAAGTTAGAAATCTATTGGGTATTTGA
- a CDS encoding DUF6115 domain-containing protein yields MVILYLLVVLSLTISIVNIFLMIRLGRFLQENSETGEKYENFEEEKNLYLARFQKITSTRLRALDNKIELVDQLMKDLDDAYAKTFSLLTDLERKLDSYKRQELENKVQPSKSLEDQKNDEDQKDIVDKDDKVRVYELSRKLNMSSKELVDFINTNTALDVSNHLVKLSPEEEKMIIEKVKGVPTVSSKNENNPSNVDKDKNINKDNNNSKYDKTNRILELSENGYSPQEIAKELKIGVGEIMLVLSLFNNQEK; encoded by the coding sequence ATGGTTATTTTGTATTTATTAGTTGTACTATCTCTTACAATATCAATTGTAAATATCTTTCTTATGATCCGCTTAGGGCGTTTTTTACAAGAAAATAGCGAGACTGGTGAAAAATATGAAAATTTTGAGGAAGAAAAAAACCTCTATCTAGCAAGATTCCAGAAGATAACGTCTACAAGGTTGAGAGCCTTGGATAATAAAATTGAATTGGTAGATCAACTCATGAAAGATTTAGATGATGCTTATGCTAAAACTTTTTCATTGTTGACAGATTTAGAAAGAAAATTAGATTCGTATAAGAGGCAGGAGTTAGAAAATAAGGTCCAACCTTCAAAAAGCTTAGAAGATCAAAAGAATGATGAAGATCAAAAAGACATAGTTGACAAAGACGATAAGGTAAGGGTTTACGAGCTTTCACGAAAGCTGAATATGTCAAGCAAAGAGTTGGTTGATTTTATTAATACAAATACTGCTTTAGATGTTTCTAACCATTTGGTAAAGTTGTCACCGGAAGAAGAAAAGATGATAATTGAAAAAGTCAAAGGAGTCCCGACGGTATCTTCAAAGAACGAGAATAACCCTTCAAATGTTGATAAAGATAAAAATATAAATAAAGATAATAATAATTCTAAATACGACAAAACCAACAGAATTCTTGAACTATCTGAAAACGGCTACAGTCCTCAAGAAATAGCAAAGGAATTGAAAATCGGCGTAGGTGAAATAATGCTAGTTTTAAGTTTATTTAATAATCAGGAGAAATAA